A DNA window from Armatimonadota bacterium contains the following coding sequences:
- the groES gene encoding co-chaperone GroES encodes MLKPIGDKVIVEAKAEEEKTSGGIILPDTAKEKPQEGTVIAVGPGKVLENGERRTMTVKKGDTVIYSKYGGTEVTVEGKEYIILDEDSIYAIRA; translated from the coding sequence ATGCTCAAGCCGATCGGTGACAAGGTCATCGTCGAGGCAAAGGCCGAGGAGGAGAAGACCTCCGGAGGCATCATTCTGCCCGACACCGCGAAGGAGAAGCCCCAGGAGGGTACCGTCATCGCAGTAGGTCCCGGCAAGGTTCTCGAGAATGGCGAGCGCAGGACCATGACCGTAAAGAAAGGCGATACCGTAATCTACTCCAAGTACGGGGGCACCGAGGTAACCGTGGAGGGCAAGGAATACATCATCCTCGACGAGGACTCGATCTACGCTATCCGCGCCTGA
- a CDS encoding DUF3857 domain-containing protein, whose amino-acid sequence MKTILRFLVAAAILHACAAVTASPDDAAALLQGAPSSSEYPNAGYVNLIDECWHTVRHDGSWATRTRMTQRIFNERGRSAANVHLAFNSAFEKIRIIRARTIRKDGAVVLVKPADIQEVAPYSGYALYSSIRAKVLIMPAVEDDCIIDYEWEISGKSTIMPPHFWSRWYFQSSEPTVLSRFTLITPADTGFGSQAYNTEIKPLATTSKDGRTKTYVWEGRDFGEIEPEPNMPPASEVCPWFEVSSVTAWDDVAAWYWRLVEPRMTPSPEIEQKVADLVEGRKTDEEKARAIYYWIEDNVRYVALAFGASAYEPHSAADVFANKYGDCKDQATLLVTMLRHAGINAYPVLLSVSYRGSMDRRLPSPGQFDHAIALAEIGGKRYWLDSTAEVCPFGDLPEADRGRDVLVVRDGKGEFVQTPTYDVLTNSVAQRVTISLDARGGISASATITTSGASDLATRAMYKYLKPSRVKETFEAMVAGISPNARIGECSVSDYSDRDSRMTIGYSLRAENWANRTGKFLLFRPGLDQDPADQTLFSKSSRRYDLWFTGAQSSITETIISLPEGFTVEEMPQDQLLTSDFAGYERKCLLEGLTLRVTEKTVRQSAIVPVARYAEVRKFYEDIIRSQKQLMILKEL is encoded by the coding sequence ATGAAGACCATACTCAGATTTCTAGTCGCCGCTGCAATACTTCACGCCTGCGCAGCCGTGACCGCTTCACCCGATGATGCGGCCGCGCTCCTCCAGGGCGCCCCGTCATCATCGGAATACCCAAATGCCGGCTATGTCAATCTCATTGACGAATGCTGGCACACTGTCCGCCACGACGGAAGCTGGGCAACCCGCACGAGAATGACGCAGAGGATCTTCAACGAGCGGGGCCGCTCGGCGGCCAACGTGCATCTGGCCTTCAACTCGGCGTTCGAGAAGATACGGATCATCCGCGCGCGAACGATCAGGAAAGACGGTGCCGTCGTCCTGGTCAAGCCGGCCGACATCCAGGAGGTCGCCCCGTACTCGGGCTACGCACTGTACTCTTCGATCAGGGCCAAGGTGCTGATCATGCCTGCGGTCGAGGACGACTGCATAATAGACTACGAGTGGGAAATCAGCGGAAAGAGCACGATTATGCCGCCGCACTTCTGGAGCCGATGGTATTTTCAGTCGTCCGAGCCGACTGTTCTCTCGCGGTTTACGCTCATCACACCCGCAGATACGGGTTTCGGCAGTCAGGCCTACAACACGGAGATCAAGCCTCTCGCGACGACCTCGAAGGACGGCAGGACGAAGACCTACGTTTGGGAAGGCCGCGACTTCGGCGAGATCGAGCCTGAGCCGAACATGCCGCCTGCAAGCGAGGTATGCCCTTGGTTCGAGGTCTCGTCGGTCACGGCCTGGGACGATGTTGCCGCCTGGTACTGGAGACTCGTGGAGCCGAGAATGACGCCGTCGCCGGAGATCGAACAGAAGGTCGCCGATCTTGTGGAGGGCCGAAAGACCGACGAAGAGAAAGCGAGGGCGATATACTACTGGATCGAGGACAATGTCCGCTACGTGGCTCTGGCATTCGGTGCGTCCGCTTACGAACCCCACAGTGCCGCCGATGTTTTCGCAAACAAGTACGGCGACTGCAAGGATCAGGCGACGCTTCTGGTGACGATGCTGCGCCACGCCGGTATCAACGCATACCCGGTCCTGCTGTCAGTCTCATATAGAGGCTCGATGGACCGGAGACTGCCCTCGCCCGGCCAGTTCGACCATGCCATCGCGCTGGCGGAGATCGGAGGGAAGCGGTACTGGCTCGATTCGACCGCTGAGGTCTGTCCGTTCGGCGATCTTCCGGAGGCTGATCGGGGCCGCGATGTTCTCGTCGTTCGCGACGGGAAGGGCGAGTTCGTACAGACGCCGACCTACGACGTGTTGACGAACTCCGTCGCACAGCGCGTTACGATCAGCCTTGACGCGAGGGGCGGGATATCGGCCTCGGCCACTATTACCACATCGGGTGCCTCCGACCTGGCTACCCGGGCGATGTATAAGTATCTGAAGCCGAGCAGGGTCAAGGAGACTTTCGAGGCGATGGTGGCTGGTATCTCCCCGAATGCCCGGATCGGAGAGTGCTCGGTCTCCGACTATTCGGACAGGGACTCTCGGATGACGATCGGCTACAGTCTGCGGGCCGAAAATTGGGCGAATCGTACCGGCAAGTTCCTGCTGTTCAGACCCGGGCTCGACCAGGATCCGGCCGACCAGACCCTGTTCTCGAAGTCTTCTCGCAGGTACGACCTCTGGTTCACCGGCGCGCAGAGCAGTATCACCGAAACCATCATCAGTCTGCCTGAGGGATTCACCGTCGAGGAAATGCCGCAGGACCAATTGCTGACGTCCGACTTTGCGGGCTACGAGCGGAAGTGCTTACTGGAAGGCCTTACGCTTCGAGTGACCGAGAAGACCGTGCGTCAGTCTGCGATCGTGCCGGTCGCCCGCTACGCCGAGGTCCGCAAGTTCTACGAGGATATCATTCGGTCACAGAAACAGCTCATGATACTGAAGGAACTGTAG